tagtctataatacaattataatatatattataatatactacaatatattatcattatattattatatactatatatataatataccgaaatcggtaaaattataagtactagTTTTAGAGGTATAACGGTATAGTATCggttcttcaaattttgaaactggtatataccgatttggttttaaaatatgttaaactGGATCGAATCAaactggttacacccctaatgccAACTAAGGCTGTAGATACTGATCGAATTTTTTCTCCGGTCTAGTCTAAAAGTCGGAAATCAGGTGAATGTAGACAATTATCCACCCGTATTGAACCCTAGCGGGTATGGAAACCGGATTGGGAATGCGGTACCTGATATACGCATCACGCGTTTTCTATACACACCGTTTTGTAACGGGATTACACACCCACGTCGCCCGACTCCCTGATTCCCaagttcatctctctctctctctatggtgTCGTTGAAACCCTTACTCAAATTTTGAGTCGATGTTGCTGCCAGTTTCCTTCTACATCGTACGTAGGGCGCCCAAACGCTTTTTAGGCCAGCTCATTTCTCTTATCCATCGGTCCAATGCACTGGGCTAATCCCATGGAGCAAAAGCCCAAATAATGTAGTTGTGCTGTTGTTGTTCGCTACCTCGACGCATTCCCTTCTCTTCTTGGCATCGTCCCACACAGTGTTATGAGCTGGGTGAGGGTTATCACGTGGGCCAAGGGCATAGGGATTCATTTAGTTGTTATGGGCATTATTGTCCATTTAAATGTTTGGGatgttattttatgttgaaGTGGGTCTTGGGCCATTGTGCCTAGTGGGTATTGTAAGTTATTTTGTTAGCCTTTTAGTAGTGGGTCTGCACGTTTCTGTGTACTTGGGGAGATTGTTGCTTTTGTTTATCTATTTAATGTAACGTTGGAAGCCAATGAAATATATCTTTTGGATAATTTATTTCGTGTGAATATTGGAGGCCTGATGGCTCCTTGAATTACCAATAAACTATCTGTTATTTAATTACTTAGCTCGTGACAAGTGGTTTCACAGTCATGTTCCGGCATAATGGTAGAGTGTATTCGTCATACTCAACTTGTTGGTACAATATCTATTCTAAATGACGAAATAGCTCAATTGACAGAGGAACATAAGCGACAACAACAATTGATAGAGACGGTGTTGAAGCAGATAGTAAATTGGCAGCCAACTACAATCAATTGTTTATTACAACAAGGGCTAATAATTCAGGTGAGGGCTCATCTAGACTAGcgatgaaaatcaatagtaatCTATTATTTGATAGAAATACAGGGATTCAAACTCAGACACTTGACTGGATTTTCTAAGGTTTGATGGTTGGGGGCCCATGGAATGGATTCTCAAGGCCCAACAATTTTATGGTTATTATAATACTccgaaaaaatacaaattacaaattgcTTCTTTCCATATGGAAGTTAAGACTCTATCATAATATTGTTGGTTGATGGATTCCCACCCAATTCATCCCTAAGAGGAATTTATGGTGGCACTTAAGGTCTGTTTTGGGCCTTCCACCTATGAGGATCTGGTTAAGGCTTTTACAAAACTCTACCAGACAAACTCAGGAGAGGAATACCAAACCCACTTTGAGGTATTATCCAATAGGATCAGTGTGCTTACCGAGTAGTTCCGCATCAGTACTTTTTTGAGTGGACTACGAGATTTGTGTTGGAAAGTtatgaattttgaatttcatagtttcagcatatcaatagtTAACACATGGagaattaagtattttgtatatttttcttaagtataaTTAGTATTTCTCAAAGTAAAATAGCGACGGATGAGTACATTTTAACCTAATTTATAGATCAATCACTTGATTAAACATTTGAATATGGCATATCAAAAAGTTagataaaaaacaaattatgatGGTCAGATTTGCaaaatatgataattaaaatatagataaaataaagaaacaaataaataaatatgataataatatttaatttttatagagTAATACCGAATACGTATAATATAACGTGGGATTAAATTTTGAGCAGAGTCGTCAAAATGCGAAAGGTCGCATATTAACTACATATTGCCCACAACAATGCTAGTGATCTCAAGGATATAATGTTGTCGAAAAACTTACTTCGATAGTTATAATGTTGTAAAGcctaatttatgtatttacagTCATGAGTTGTGTAAGTGTtacgttttattttttaaaaaaagtgagtaaatataagattcatataaaaaaattaattttttaataataaaacttatttttttttttaaaaaaatatgtagtacttagataatatataaatgtatgggggtggctactatgccgccccattttgaccgctgggcataccgcccaacgtaaaattttttcttttttttttttacatttttttaacatatttaaaaaataaaaaaatacaccaatacacttaaaatcacttcattaaccactaagtaaaaaaaaaaaaaaaatttaactagcGGTCAAATAGAAGTGTCAAATTGGAGAGACAAAATAGATTTTCcctaaatgtatatataatattactcgttgagagagagagagacattgaAATTTCAACAATAGTCCCTTTGATTATTCATTGGGCCCAACAACTCGAGAGAATATCTACCTTAAAAATCCTTTCAAAACTCATCACTCCATGAGGTGGAActttcaaaagattttcaagCATTCCTTGTTTTGCAAAGCCCACCGTCTATCTTAGAAGATTTGACTCCTGAGGTACCAAACCTTGGGCAGCCAACAATCCCCCAGCACGCTGAACCATGAGCGCCGCTATGTCTAAATTACCCCTAATTGACTCGCCCGAAACTTGATATAAAAGCACAATCTTTTGAATGAATGGCCAACATCGGCCAGTTGGATTCCGGTAACGCAGCGTCTCAGTCAGACAGcgagaaataaataattaaataaattagctGGTTTTATAATTGAAGTCCTCTTTCGTTACTGGAGAATTAGGGTTTCTCGTTCAACAATGGCGAAGGGAAGGTACGGTCGTTTTCCGGTGAAGAAATGGTCGACACTGACGCTTGTGTGGTCCATACTTCTCATGCTCTCAGTCGTTCTTTTAATGCTATTGGCTCTTGGGATCGTCTCACTTCCGATCATCAACGACGATTCTCCGCCACAAGACCTTAGTTCGTTTCGCCGCATGATCATTGAAAGGTACGCGTTTCGCTCCTAATCTACGTTGGTTAAGAGTTTAATCCATTTGGAATTAACGATGCTTTGCTGTTTTGTGTGAcgatctttttcttattttccttttcgCAGAGGTGAAGGGCTTGGGGACAGGGGGGAGCAGTGGACCGAAGTTCTCGCCTGGGAACCCAGGGCATTCATTTATCACAATTTTTTGGTTAGTCAGTAAAATGTGGTTATACTTCATTTGtctaccctctctctctctctctctctctctctctcgcaagCGATCGATCTTAGACGCAGCAATATCTTTATATCAAAAGTCAATTTTATGCAGCCAAAGAGCTTTTGCTCAGTCGGCTTGAGATTTGTGAATTTGACAAGGTGTCTTCGTTTCTGGTCTATATAAGCTTTTTTGCGCACCCGAAGTTTTCATTTCATCGTGCTCGTGCGAGAAGTAGGTAAATAAATATTGCTAGAGAATATTAATTCTGGATATCTTTTTGAACAGTCCAGAGAAGAATGTGAGTACTTGATTAGTCTTGCCAAACCTCATATGAAAAAGTCAACTGTTGTTGATAGCACAACCGGTAAGAGCAAAGATAGCAGGTATGCTTTTCCAACCTCATCTATCTCCATTCTCAGTTCACATTAAATATTCCtaggaaaattaaatttaatccGAATTACCCTTATGTTTAGCCGGTGTCGTCAGTTACGTTTTTCAAAATCGAGTCATGCACTAGACATTGTTATATAAGGCACTAGACATGCTTGTTTTCAGGGTTCGTACAAGTTCTGGAATGTTTCTGAGGAGAGGGCGAGATAAAATCATTAGGGATATAGAGAAAAGGATTGCAGACTTCAGTTTTATACCTGCAGGTATGAGATTCAAAATAATACCTGTGTAAacattttgatttgttttctcattaacttatttatttatttaattttataattgacGCTTTCAATATGGTCGTTATCCATTGTTTGAGTGAGAGACATTTATATGCTTATTGGGTTTGGCATGTTGATTTGTTGTGCTTAGCTACAAGGGCGTTCTTGTCCCCTCCAACAATTTGTTATGTCTCATGATGATGACTGTTCTGATCTGCTGTCATTTACGAGTTTAAAAAGATGGAATTTCCGTAAGTAATTCAGTCGATTGAAGTAGTGTTTCAACGTGAAAGGTGTTTAATGGGCTTgactttcatgattttcttgtattttttttttcctacttctCAATATGTTTCTCTGTGTACATCCGGTGGACCTGGATTGTGCCTTTTGTGcttgtcaataaaattattacttataacaAAACAAGATAttgctccctccaggtctaaggtttaaATCCACTTGGATGGCAAATAATTTCTAGGGACCATCGGACTgattttcctcttgaattacccaaggcgcacttgcgggaaactccttgctgatGGCCTGTGCATCCCCGAGATTAGTTGGGATGCTGTTCCCGAACACCCGGTGCCcaatcaaaaaaacaaaactaaaagaaaaacaaaaacaaaacatgataTATCAAGTCCTCACAATTAGACTTAACAAGGTGTTAACTCTTATCTCCCTGAAACCCAAGATCCTAACGGACTGCCAAGTCAAGTTTGTTAGGTGATAGCTGATACAATGAGCATTCTTCACCTTCTCTGTCATGCATGATTAGTCATTCTCACTAAATacacttttttaagttttcaatattttttttattaccaaCCAGAGGCTGTCTTTGCTCCAAAAGATTTCTAAAATCTAGAGCTCCAAAAGATTTTTATATTGTGAGTACAGTTTTTTTGTGACTGAAGTGATTGTTAGAGAGGAATAATCACATCTCTTACCAATGGGGGAGTATGACCAGGGATAAGTGCACCAGGGACATAATTTAATAGCAAATGGCGCACATATGAAAATCAaacagttttattttctttggtatTTATATGTCACATGCCTTGAACTTATTTAGTTTTTTGTGAGACTGCTGCTCTCTTGTTCTCTCCTTTTTTCAAAGAAACTTTTGCCTCTTTCTGTTTAAGTTCTGGAGGTCCTGCATGTAGGTTGGTGGGAATTGGTGATTCATAAACTTTGATTGTGTGAATAATGGCTTACAAATTAAAAGATAGGGGCTTCCGTAGTTGGAACTTGGATCTGATATTTTTGAGGATAGGCTACAACGTTTCTCATGGTAACTGTCAATGCACAGAGCATGGAGAGGGACTTCAAGTTTTGCACTATGAAGTAGGGCAGAAATACGAGCCTCACTTTGATTACTTCCTCGATGAGTTTAACACCAAGAATGGGGGGCAGCGCATTGCTACTGTTCTTATGTATCTGTAAGATTGTATTTCCTATTCCCATTTCTGAAGCTTATTCTTGCTAAGTCTCACTCATCTCCCTCAATTTTCCTCGATCC
This genomic interval from Juglans microcarpa x Juglans regia isolate MS1-56 chromosome 4D, Jm3101_v1.0, whole genome shotgun sequence contains the following:
- the LOC121261382 gene encoding probable prolyl 4-hydroxylase 3 produces the protein MAKGRYGRFPVKKWSTLTLVWSILLMLSVVLLMLLALGIVSLPIINDDSPPQDLSSFRRMIIERGEGLGDRGEQWTEVLAWEPRAFIYHNFLSREECEYLISLAKPHMKKSTVVDSTTGKSKDSRVRTSSGMFLRRGRDKIIRDIEKRIADFSFIPAEHGEGLQVLHYEVGQKYEPHFDYFLDEFNTKNGGQRIATVLMYLSDVEEGGETLFPAATKNFSSVPWWHELSECAKEGLSVKPKMGDALLFWSMRPDATLDPSSLHGSCPVIRGNKWSATKWMHVEEYAV